The Porites lutea chromosome 4, jaPorLute2.1, whole genome shotgun sequence genome contains a region encoding:
- the LOC140935460 gene encoding prolactin-releasing peptide receptor-like — MSHEKVNHTKESHLFNELWNIQSKEFVIAVTLLGLILIIGLLGNGIVVAVISNLRRRGQKTSVQLFVLNLAVSDLMVCLLCIPLTIFTNFYYPKDMTRRDYGFCKLARFMQYLNPIISVSLMTAISIDRYMTFVKQELTCINRPWYLRPAWLIVFAWVYGTVQCLPIFYTSDFIRLDYNNSTIYYCSTTQGQSLEGTIYLVASVLLGFVIPLAVLTISYRKIIKVISTRGRRLAASAGDISSPKITNAKLLEKSRRRVLRVLVIVVICFVVCWLPFALYFGLLVQHLREFPNVMDPVRLITYGLGISNSVCNPFIYFFNVCGKSYRSMKSRFLEVLGRRERLSSQRVITRSLSSRSACITKQDGQK, encoded by the exons ATGTCTCATGAGAAAGTGAATCACACGAAAGAAAGCCATCTATTCAACGAACTATGGAACATTCAAAGTAAAGAGTTCGTTATAGCTGTGACATTGTTAG GGTTAATCTTGATCATTGGACTTCTTGGCAATGGAATCGTGGTAGCAGTAATCTCAAACTTGCGCCGGCGAGGTCAGAAAACATCTGTTCAGCTTTTTGTCCTTAACTTGGCCGTCTCCGATCTGATGGTGTGTTTGCTGTGCATTCCCCTAACCATCTTCACAAATTTTTACTACCCCAAAGACATGACCAGAAGAGACTATGGTTTCTGCAAGTTAGCGCGATTTATGCAG TACCTCAATCCAATAATCTCAGTCAGCCTGATGACCGCAATAAGTATTGATCGGTACATGACATTTGTAAAGCAGGAATTAACGTGCATCAATAGACCTTGGTATCTCAGGCCAGCCTGGTTGATCGTCTTTGCTTGGGTATACGGTACAGTTCAATGCCTTCCAATTTTTTATACAAGCGATTTCATTCGTCTTGATTATAATAACAGCACCATCTACTACTGCAGTACTACGCAAGGCCAGTCTCTTGAAGGAACGATTTATCTCGTTGCCTCAGTCTTACTTGGGTTCGTGATACCTTTAGCAGTCTTAACTATATCATATCGCAAAATTATAAAAGTGATATCGACCAGGGGTCGTAGACTTGCTGCGTCTGCAGGTGACATATCCAGTCCCAAAATCACAAATGCCAAGTTGCTGGAAAAGTCCAGAAGAAGAGTTCTTCGCGTGTTGGTAATTGTTGTCATCTGCTTTGTCGTCTGCTGGTTGCCTTTCGCTCTCTACTTTGGGCTACTGGTGCAGCATCTCAGGGAATTTCCGAACGTTATGGATCCGGTGCGCCTCATAACCTATGGACTGGGCATATCAAACTCGGtctgtaatccttttatttACTTCTTCAACGTCTGCGGCAAGTCCTATCGTTCCATGAAAAGTAGGTTCCTTGAGGTATTGGGAAGGAGGGAGAGATTATCGTCTCAAAGGGTAATAACCAGGTCCTTGTCTTCAAGGTCCGCCTGCATAACCAAACAAGACGGCCAGAAGTAG